A window of the Oncorhynchus mykiss isolate Arlee chromosome 15, USDA_OmykA_1.1, whole genome shotgun sequence genome harbors these coding sequences:
- the LOC110489671 gene encoding cyclin-dependent kinase 8 isoform X1, translated as MDYDFKVMLTGERERVEDLFEYEGCKVGRGTYGHVYKAKRKDGKDDKDYALKQIEGTGISMSACREIALLRELKHPNVISLQKVFLSHADRKVWLLFDYAEHDLWHIIKFHRASKANKKPLQLPRGMVKSLLYQILDGIHYLHANWVLHRDLKPANILVMGEGPERGRVKIADMGFARLFNSPLKPLADLDPVVVTFWYRAPELLLGARHYTKAIDIWAIGCIFAELLTSEPIFHCRQEDIKTSNPYHHDQLDRIFNVMGFPAEKDWEDIKKMPEHSTLMKDFRRNTYTNCSLIKYMEKHKVKPDSKAFHLLQKLLTMDPIRRITSEQAMQDPYFLEEPLPTSDVFAGCQIPYPKREFLTEEEPEDKAEKVRNKNQQQQGNNHTNGAGHTGNPDNSHAQGPPLKKVRVIPPVTTSSGLMTSDYQRSNPHAAYQNPGPSTSLPQSSIGYSSTSQQPPQYSHQTHRY; from the exons GAAGGATGATAAGGACTACGCCCTCAAGCAGATTGAAGGCACTGGCATCTCCATGTCTGCCTGCAGAGAGATTGCA CTACTGCGGGAGCTGAAGCATCCTAATGTGATCTCACTGCAGAAGGTGTTCCTGTCACACGCAGACCGTAAAGTCTGGTTGCTCTTCGACTATGCCGAGCATGACCTCTGG CACATCATAAAGTTCCACAGAGCGTCCAAGGCCAATAAGAAGCCCCTGCAGCTGCCCAGGGGGATGGTCAAGTCCCTGCTTTACCAGATCCTGGATGGCATCCATTACCTTCACGCCAACTGGGTCCTACACAGAGACCTG AAACCTGCCAACATCCTAGTAATGGGGGAGGGGCCAGAGAGGGGTCGAGTAAAGATCG CGGACATGGGCTTTGCCCGCCTCTTTAACTCACCACTGAAGCCGTTAGCAGATCTGGACCCTGTGGTGGTCACCTTCTGGTACAGGGCACCAGAGCTACTGCTAGGTGCCAGGCACTACACCAAAGCCATCG ACATCTGGGCTATTGGCTGCATCTTTGCCGAGCTGTTGACATCTGAGCCCATCTTCCACTGTCGCCAAGAGGACATCAAGACCAGTAACCCCTACCACCATGACCAGCTGGACCGCATCTTCAACGTCATGGGCTTCCCCGCTG AGAAGGACTGGGAAGACATCAAGAAGATGCCCGAGCACTCCACTCTGATGAAGGACTTCAGAAGGAACAC gtatACAAACTGCAGCCTAATAAAATACATGGAGAAACACAAAGTGAAACCAGACAGCAAAGCATTCCACTTG CTCCAGAAGCTGCTGACCATGGACCCGATCCGCAGGATCACGTCTGAGCAGGCCATGCAGGACCCTTACTTCCTGGAGGAACCACTGCCCACCTCAGA TGTGTTTGCAGGCTGCCAGATCCCCTACCCAAAGAGGGAGTTCCTGACAGAGGAGGAGCCAGAGGACAAGGCAGAGAAAGTCAGAAAT AAGAACCAGCAGCAGCAGGGGAACAACCACACCAATGGGGCGGGGCACACTGGTAACCCTGACAATAGCCATGCCCAGGGCCCGCCCCTAAAGAAGGTGCGAGTGATCCCGCCAGTCACTACCTCAAGTGGCCTCATGACCTCAGACTATCAG CGCTCCAATCCACATGCTGCCTACCAGAACCCCGGACCAAGCACATCACTGCCCCAAAGCAGCATTGGATACTCCTCTACCTCCCAGCAGCCCCCGCAGTACTCACACCAGACCCACCGctactga
- the LOC110489671 gene encoding cyclin-dependent kinase 8 isoform X2, translating to MDYDFKVMLTGERERVEDLFEYEGCKVGRGTYGHVYKAKRKDGKDDKDYALKQIEGTGISMSACREIALLRELKHPNVISLQKVFLSHADRKVWLLFDYAEHDLWHIIKFHRASKANKKPLQLPRGMVKSLLYQILDGIHYLHANWVLHRDLKPANILVMGEGPERGRVKIADMGFARLFNSPLKPLADLDPVVVTFWYRAPELLLGARHYTKAIEKDWEDIKKMPEHSTLMKDFRRNTYTNCSLIKYMEKHKVKPDSKAFHLLQKLLTMDPIRRITSEQAMQDPYFLEEPLPTSDVFAGCQIPYPKREFLTEEEPEDKAEKVRNKNQQQQGNNHTNGAGHTGNPDNSHAQGPPLKKVRVIPPVTTSSGLMTSDYQRSNPHAAYQNPGPSTSLPQSSIGYSSTSQQPPQYSHQTHRY from the exons GAAGGATGATAAGGACTACGCCCTCAAGCAGATTGAAGGCACTGGCATCTCCATGTCTGCCTGCAGAGAGATTGCA CTACTGCGGGAGCTGAAGCATCCTAATGTGATCTCACTGCAGAAGGTGTTCCTGTCACACGCAGACCGTAAAGTCTGGTTGCTCTTCGACTATGCCGAGCATGACCTCTGG CACATCATAAAGTTCCACAGAGCGTCCAAGGCCAATAAGAAGCCCCTGCAGCTGCCCAGGGGGATGGTCAAGTCCCTGCTTTACCAGATCCTGGATGGCATCCATTACCTTCACGCCAACTGGGTCCTACACAGAGACCTG AAACCTGCCAACATCCTAGTAATGGGGGAGGGGCCAGAGAGGGGTCGAGTAAAGATCG CGGACATGGGCTTTGCCCGCCTCTTTAACTCACCACTGAAGCCGTTAGCAGATCTGGACCCTGTGGTGGTCACCTTCTGGTACAGGGCACCAGAGCTACTGCTAGGTGCCAGGCACTACACCAAAGCCATCG AGAAGGACTGGGAAGACATCAAGAAGATGCCCGAGCACTCCACTCTGATGAAGGACTTCAGAAGGAACAC gtatACAAACTGCAGCCTAATAAAATACATGGAGAAACACAAAGTGAAACCAGACAGCAAAGCATTCCACTTG CTCCAGAAGCTGCTGACCATGGACCCGATCCGCAGGATCACGTCTGAGCAGGCCATGCAGGACCCTTACTTCCTGGAGGAACCACTGCCCACCTCAGA TGTGTTTGCAGGCTGCCAGATCCCCTACCCAAAGAGGGAGTTCCTGACAGAGGAGGAGCCAGAGGACAAGGCAGAGAAAGTCAGAAAT AAGAACCAGCAGCAGCAGGGGAACAACCACACCAATGGGGCGGGGCACACTGGTAACCCTGACAATAGCCATGCCCAGGGCCCGCCCCTAAAGAAGGTGCGAGTGATCCCGCCAGTCACTACCTCAAGTGGCCTCATGACCTCAGACTATCAG CGCTCCAATCCACATGCTGCCTACCAGAACCCCGGACCAAGCACATCACTGCCCCAAAGCAGCATTGGATACTCCTCTACCTCCCAGCAGCCCCCGCAGTACTCACACCAGACCCACCGctactga